A genome region from Candidatus Nitrosocosmicus arcticus includes the following:
- a CDS encoding CdvA-like protein, with protein sequence MSELKLEFVSKKVKDMYGTYIGKVVGIITDLEGSIESVSVDCGSSGIKNLPYEQLLVQGDYVIFIPRWRLDAQKLLREKSLTLKRIKALQEIVADNDNMKDDAELVYLKYEKRLDDLGESSKEIVERLHQRISEIDMESKRIKAVLFDAKLQYKSNEITEDIYQQITMHTNELIDHVNLEKTEINNIINKLSQQTVDNTVTSNNNEIKDDQLNVQNEDKEEVLDYNIQKLTQESEQNMNYNQGIQQDQEEQEVGSDVGGAESSTNEVTNYVEASLENNEPTHIMATNN encoded by the coding sequence ATGAGCGAATTAAAGCTCGAATTTGTCAGTAAAAAAGTTAAAGACATGTATGGAACATACATTGGAAAAGTTGTAGGTATCATCACAGATTTAGAAGGATCTATAGAGTCTGTAAGTGTAGATTGTGGATCAAGTGGTATAAAAAATTTACCATATGAACAACTGTTGGTACAAGGCGACTATGTCATTTTTATTCCGAGGTGGCGATTAGATGCACAAAAACTCTTGCGAGAAAAATCTTTGACATTGAAGAGGATTAAAGCTTTGCAAGAAATTGTAGCTGATAACGACAATATGAAAGACGACGCAGAATTGGTATACTTAAAGTATGAAAAAAGGCTGGATGATTTAGGCGAAAGCTCCAAAGAGATTGTTGAGAGACTTCATCAAAGAATATCTGAAATAGATATGGAATCGAAAAGGATAAAAGCAGTTTTGTTTGATGCAAAGTTGCAGTATAAGAGTAACGAAATAACAGAAGATATTTATCAACAGATAACCATGCACACTAATGAATTAATAGATCATGTCAACTTAGAAAAAACAGAAATAAATAATATAATTAACAAGCTTTCACAACAAACAGTGGACAACACGGTTACCTCAAACAATAACGAAATCAAAGATGATCAATTAAACGTTCAAAATGAAGATAAAGAAGAGGTATTGGATTACAATATTCAAAAGCTAACCCAAGAATCGGAACAGAATATGAATTATAATCAAGGGATTCAACAAGACCAGGAAGAACAAGAAGTAGGATCAGATGTAGGAGGCGCTGAAAGTTCTACCAACGAAGTAACTAACTATGTAGAAGCTTCATTAGAAAATAACGAACCCACCCACATAATGGCTACAAATAATTAA
- a CDS encoding winged helix-turn-helix domain-containing protein: MKYRSRTEIVAMILDAANGGATKTKIMYKAFLSYAQLREYLSVLIENNLIEYVEGSQTYKTTEKGLNFLKMHNEIGELLSSTTQK; the protein is encoded by the coding sequence GTGAAATATAGAAGTAGAACTGAAATAGTGGCCATGATCCTGGATGCAGCCAACGGAGGAGCAACCAAAACAAAAATTATGTATAAAGCATTTTTAAGTTATGCACAGTTACGTGAATATTTATCAGTATTAATTGAAAATAACCTAATCGAATATGTTGAAGGTTCTCAAACCTACAAAACCACTGAAAAAGGCTTAAACTTTCTTAAAATGCACAATGAAATTGGAGAACTCTTAAGTTCAACTACACAAAAGTAA
- the acs gene encoding acetate--CoA ligase gives MIDPQYRKDGHQEIISLEGNKIKEIKRISQKDPKQFWSNCAKNLAWFKEWEQVLDWSPPFARWFVGGKLNAAYNCLDRHLTSEKKNQAAIIWEGEDGKSVTITYNQLFYRVNQLANALKRLGIKKGDRITIYLPMIPELVISILACARIGAIHSVIFSGFSSQSIIDRVNDAESRIIITADGGYRRGKIIPLKKIVDEAVKQTPTVEKMIVVKRTQEDINMDEKDIWFEDLVNKESNYCVSEWMESNDPLFILYTSGTTGKPKGVVHGSGGYLTHLFNSAKWVFNFVPTDIFFCTADIGWVTGHSYIAYAPLMHGVTEILYEGAPDYPDQGQYWKIIEKHGVTILYTTPTALRSYMRYGNDIPDSYDLSSLRLLGTVGEPINPEVWIWYFNTIGKTNCPIIDTWWQTETGGIMISMCTGIEVIQMKPGSGTFSLPGIEIEIVDDKGKKVEVGKKGYLTVKQPWPGMLLSLWNNNERYRKTYWEKAHNSYFAGDFAYLDQDGYYWILGRADDILKVAGHRLGTIELESAFISHPSIAEAAVTSRKDEIKGETIIAFLVLRKGVESSSHLDIEVNEHIKNTIGPIASAEKIYFVNKLPKTRSGKIMRRLLKSIVNNETIGDITTLEDEASIEEITHELQEINKHL, from the coding sequence ATGATTGATCCTCAATATCGCAAGGATGGACATCAAGAAATCATTTCTCTAGAGGGAAATAAGATAAAAGAAATAAAAAGAATATCCCAAAAAGATCCAAAACAATTTTGGTCAAATTGTGCAAAAAACTTGGCATGGTTTAAAGAATGGGAGCAAGTATTGGACTGGAGCCCCCCTTTTGCTAGATGGTTCGTAGGAGGAAAATTAAATGCCGCCTATAATTGTCTTGACAGACATCTAACAAGTGAAAAGAAGAATCAGGCAGCGATTATTTGGGAAGGGGAAGACGGAAAATCTGTTACTATTACATATAATCAATTATTTTATAGAGTAAATCAATTAGCCAATGCACTCAAAAGGTTGGGAATTAAAAAAGGAGACAGGATCACAATTTACCTACCAATGATACCCGAATTAGTCATATCAATTCTTGCTTGCGCTAGAATAGGAGCCATTCATTCTGTTATTTTTTCAGGATTTAGCTCTCAATCAATCATTGATAGAGTGAATGATGCTGAATCCAGGATAATAATTACCGCAGATGGAGGATACAGAAGGGGGAAAATAATACCACTGAAGAAAATAGTTGACGAAGCAGTAAAACAAACCCCTACTGTTGAAAAAATGATAGTGGTTAAAAGAACTCAAGAAGATATAAACATGGATGAAAAAGACATATGGTTCGAAGATTTAGTAAATAAAGAATCCAACTATTGTGTATCAGAATGGATGGAAAGTAACGATCCTTTGTTTATATTATATACATCAGGGACCACAGGTAAACCGAAAGGTGTTGTGCATGGAAGCGGAGGATATTTGACTCATTTGTTTAACTCGGCAAAATGGGTCTTCAATTTTGTCCCAACGGATATATTTTTCTGTACAGCAGATATAGGCTGGGTAACGGGACATAGCTACATAGCATATGCGCCATTAATGCATGGAGTAACTGAAATTCTTTATGAAGGTGCACCAGATTACCCTGACCAAGGTCAATATTGGAAAATAATTGAAAAACACGGGGTAACCATTCTATATACTACGCCCACAGCCTTGAGATCATATATGAGATATGGAAATGATATACCCGATTCATATGATTTATCAAGTTTGCGATTATTGGGCACAGTAGGAGAACCAATAAATCCAGAGGTTTGGATATGGTATTTCAATACAATTGGAAAAACTAATTGTCCTATTATAGATACATGGTGGCAAACTGAGACCGGAGGTATTATGATAAGTATGTGTACCGGAATCGAGGTTATCCAAATGAAACCTGGTTCCGGAACATTTTCATTACCTGGCATAGAAATAGAAATAGTAGATGACAAAGGTAAAAAAGTAGAAGTCGGTAAAAAAGGGTATTTAACCGTAAAACAACCCTGGCCCGGAATGCTCCTTTCATTGTGGAATAACAACGAAAGATATAGAAAAACGTACTGGGAAAAGGCACATAATAGTTACTTTGCAGGTGATTTTGCATATTTAGATCAGGATGGATATTATTGGATACTAGGAAGAGCAGATGATATATTGAAGGTTGCCGGTCACAGATTAGGAACGATAGAACTTGAAAGTGCTTTTATTTCCCATCCTTCAATAGCTGAGGCAGCGGTCACTAGTAGAAAGGATGAAATTAAAGGTGAAACAATCATAGCATTTCTAGTATTAAGAAAAGGAGTGGAATCATCTTCGCACTTAGATATTGAGGTAAATGAGCATATTAAGAATACGATAGGGCCAATTGCATCTGCTGAAAAAATTTATTTTGTGAATAAGTTACCGAAGACACGTAGTGGCAAAATAATGAGAAGACTTTTAAAATCTATTGTGAATAACGAGACTATTGGAGATATCACTACCCTTGAGGATGAGGCGTCCATTGAAGAGATAACTCACGAACTACAAGAAATAAACAAGCATTTATGA
- a CDS encoding DUF192 domain-containing protein, which translates to MVKKITLLIPVIISAFVIGILGIISVPSDIKNVNINFSKGTIKIDEKLLTVEIADSDFDRQRWLTFRNDKPNLDSGLLLLYDKPDLYSMWLLNIKYPLDLMWFDQNGDIVYLKKDAQPCDNILDSSKCTFKNTKPAEFVLASSSGFIQHNNITESSKLEIISV; encoded by the coding sequence ATGGTAAAAAAAATAACTCTCCTTATTCCCGTAATTATTTCGGCTTTTGTAATAGGGATTTTAGGAATTATCTCTGTTCCATCAGATATTAAAAATGTAAACATCAATTTTTCAAAAGGAACTATAAAAATAGACGAAAAACTTTTGACCGTCGAAATTGCAGATTCGGATTTTGATAGACAACGATGGTTAACATTTAGGAACGACAAACCAAATTTGGATTCTGGATTACTATTGTTATATGATAAACCTGATTTATATTCAATGTGGTTGTTAAATATAAAATATCCATTAGATTTAATGTGGTTTGATCAAAATGGTGATATAGTTTATCTTAAAAAAGATGCTCAACCATGTGATAATATACTTGATTCATCCAAATGTACATTTAAGAATACAAAGCCGGCAGAATTTGTGTTGGCTAGTTCGTCGGGATTCATCCAACACAACAACATAACGGAAAGTTCAAAATTAGAAATAATTTCAGTTTGA
- the cbiE gene encoding precorrin-6y C5,15-methyltransferase (decarboxylating) subunit CbiE, with protein MTKKLYVIGVGPGSKKYLTDFSKEIIKKSRFIIGYKYTLNTIDHLLDTSFNQVFEITMKNQEEIYLNVYNNLMKENDLCTVPFTGDANFSESEVVDRLLYLFGDENVHIIPGISSIQIAAAKSRVPLDKSNIITFHVTGDIEEKKIEMVKSIVDKKSVILVPRPWPSDPSKNFMPSEISLFIKEKGLDTSKIDVWVFENLTNDEKETTFTGKMSSIENKNFSDLSVMVIDQNKRQTYLEF; from the coding sequence TTGACAAAAAAATTGTATGTTATAGGTGTAGGTCCAGGATCAAAAAAATATCTGACAGATTTTTCAAAAGAAATTATCAAAAAATCTCGTTTTATTATAGGATATAAATATACTCTAAATACTATAGATCACCTGCTTGATACATCATTTAATCAAGTATTTGAAATAACCATGAAAAATCAAGAGGAGATTTATTTGAATGTATATAATAATTTAATGAAAGAAAATGATTTATGTACTGTTCCATTTACAGGAGATGCAAATTTCTCAGAATCAGAAGTTGTGGACCGGCTTTTATACCTATTCGGTGATGAAAATGTTCACATAATTCCTGGCATCAGTTCTATACAAATAGCAGCTGCAAAGTCTCGAGTTCCATTGGATAAATCTAACATCATAACTTTTCATGTCACCGGTGATATAGAAGAAAAAAAAATAGAAATGGTTAAATCAATTGTTGATAAAAAAAGCGTAATATTAGTGCCAAGACCATGGCCGTCGGACCCTTCAAAAAACTTTATGCCCTCTGAAATTTCGTTATTTATCAAAGAAAAAGGACTAGACACTTCAAAAATTGACGTTTGGGTGTTTGAAAATTTGACAAATGATGAAAAGGAAACAACTTTTACGGGAAAAATGAGTTCAATAGAAAATAAAAACTTTAGCGATTTATCAGTAATGGTTATAGATCAGAACAAACGACAAACTTACTTGGAGTTCTAA
- a CDS encoding NADH-quinone oxidoreductase subunit I, whose translation MPVAILPDISEQHCIGCALCVEICTALGPDVLRVKPVEGWKRGKAFVFYPERCISDGACIGVCPTKAIFWMRPMDYTPGQPIPLKKNAIFTKGWEEG comes from the coding sequence ATGCCAGTAGCAATACTTCCAGATATTAGTGAACAGCATTGTATTGGGTGCGCTTTATGTGTAGAAATTTGTACAGCTCTTGGTCCAGATGTATTAAGAGTAAAACCTGTGGAAGGTTGGAAAAGAGGTAAAGCATTTGTCTTTTATCCAGAAAGATGTATCTCTGATGGTGCTTGTATTGGCGTTTGTCCAACAAAAGCAATTTTCTGGATGAGACCAATGGACTATACACCAGGACAACCAATTCCATTAAAGAAAAACGCCATATTTACGAAAGGCTGGGAAGAGGGCTAA
- a CDS encoding stage II sporulation protein M, with translation MLITFKKRLVYFFIAMLFFLSIFYLGFSFKMDESFSKELSKNFINQISDIDEFGIFLNNLKIALVMFIPVIGLVMGTISGFSTGLVFNSIMNISSVTYSNPLVIFLTPFGILELASYGLAISRGCILLFEILKKKFTKKSLFYLLIELALVSGMLFVGAIIEWMLIENIPKRL, from the coding sequence ATGCTTATTACATTTAAAAAGAGACTGGTGTATTTCTTTATAGCCATGTTATTTTTCTTGAGTATATTTTATCTTGGATTTTCCTTTAAAATGGATGAATCATTTTCTAAGGAGTTATCAAAAAACTTTATTAATCAGATAAGTGACATAGACGAATTTGGTATATTCCTCAATAACCTAAAAATCGCACTAGTGATGTTTATTCCAGTCATAGGCCTTGTAATGGGAACTATTTCTGGATTTTCTACCGGTTTAGTGTTTAATTCAATAATGAACATATCCTCTGTTACGTATTCTAATCCCCTGGTCATTTTCTTGACGCCATTCGGAATCCTAGAGCTAGCCTCATATGGCCTAGCAATTTCTCGAGGCTGTATTTTATTATTTGAAATACTAAAGAAGAAATTTACAAAAAAATCTTTATTTTATCTACTAATCGAATTGGCATTAGTTTCTGGAATGCTTTTTGTCGGGGCAATAATAGAATGGATGTTGATTGAAAATATTCCAAAAAGATTGTAA
- a CDS encoding DNA-directed DNA polymerase II small subunit, translating into MTDNSNLLKIISFITSKGFQIHPDALVLIENLQVDVYQIVEEILMIKKKRDESKVILSDDIKDILEFSTNSSLIVNDNANNGTTIVNRLDNSEIIDTKKNKETILELVTHDSEDFENNYYVNNIIYDSNNSINSGEGVEGYTSLFRSRFDKSLKILSNRPDSKRIKKIAFIKQFLNQSRINLKSQSKENPEESSFIAGLVMEKKIKKNSYNITIDDQSGLLEAFAYDDDLKKQISSLTLDQMVMIELENNSKRNNHIIRKIFSLDVPDRIPNRSHSDVYSVLISDLHIGSKFFMEDEFQMFLNWLNGKEENRDIVSKIKYICICGDLIDGIGIFPHQDRELFEKDSYSQMEHATNLLAKIPKHIKVFLIPGNHDLGRRALPQPAIPRKYADKIYSLSNITMLGNPCMINMEGVKTLMFHGQSLDDTIATIPGLSYSKPAEAMKILLKSRHLSPIYGQRTPIAPELEDMMVIEDVPDIFHSGHVHVIDVDSYKGTLVVNSGAWQTQTPFQRAMGITPTPGIAIVVNLATLRPYQINFAN; encoded by the coding sequence TTGACCGATAATTCCAATCTTTTAAAAATAATTTCCTTTATAACTAGCAAAGGATTTCAGATTCATCCCGATGCGCTAGTGTTAATTGAGAATCTACAGGTAGATGTGTATCAAATAGTTGAAGAGATTCTTATGATCAAAAAAAAGAGAGACGAGTCTAAGGTTATTTTATCCGACGATATAAAGGATATTTTAGAGTTTTCAACCAATAGTTCATTGATTGTAAATGATAATGCTAATAATGGTACTACTATCGTAAACAGGCTAGATAATTCTGAAATCATTGATACTAAAAAAAATAAAGAGACTATTTTAGAATTAGTAACTCATGATTCTGAGGATTTTGAGAATAACTATTATGTCAACAACATAATTTATGATTCTAATAATAGTATCAATAGCGGTGAAGGAGTTGAAGGATATACGTCACTGTTTAGAAGTCGATTTGATAAATCCTTGAAAATTTTATCCAATAGACCAGACAGTAAAAGGATCAAAAAAATAGCGTTCATTAAACAATTCCTTAACCAATCAAGAATAAATCTAAAGTCACAATCCAAGGAGAATCCGGAAGAATCATCATTCATAGCAGGATTAGTCATGGAAAAGAAAATCAAAAAGAATAGTTATAATATAACTATTGATGACCAGAGTGGATTATTAGAAGCATTCGCATACGATGATGATTTAAAAAAACAGATTTCGTCATTAACCTTGGATCAAATGGTAATGATAGAACTTGAGAATAATTCAAAAAGAAATAACCATATAATAAGAAAAATATTTTCACTAGATGTGCCAGACAGAATTCCAAATAGATCTCATTCTGACGTATATAGTGTGTTAATATCTGATTTGCACATAGGCAGTAAATTCTTTATGGAAGATGAATTTCAAATGTTTTTGAATTGGTTAAATGGAAAAGAAGAGAATAGAGATATTGTTTCTAAAATAAAGTATATTTGTATTTGTGGGGATCTAATTGATGGAATAGGAATATTTCCGCATCAAGACAGAGAATTATTTGAAAAGGATTCATATTCCCAGATGGAGCATGCTACAAATTTGTTGGCGAAAATTCCTAAACACATCAAGGTTTTTCTGATTCCAGGAAATCATGACTTGGGGAGACGAGCATTGCCTCAACCAGCAATACCAAGAAAATATGCCGACAAGATTTACTCTTTGAGTAATATCACTATGCTAGGCAATCCCTGCATGATCAATATGGAAGGAGTAAAAACGTTAATGTTTCATGGTCAAAGCTTGGACGATACGATTGCTACAATTCCTGGGCTAAGTTATTCTAAACCAGCCGAGGCGATGAAGATTTTACTAAAATCAAGACATCTTTCTCCTATATATGGTCAAAGAACACCTATTGCTCCAGAATTAGAGGATATGATGGTTATTGAAGACGTTCCAGATATTTTCCATTCCGGTCATGTACACGTAATTGACGTGGATAGCTATAAGGGAACTTTGGTAGTGAATTCTGGTGCGTGGCAAACCCAAACACCTTTTCAGCGCGCTATGGGAATCACTCCTACCCCTGGAATAGCAATTGTAGTTAATTTGGCCACTTTAAGACCATATCAAATAAATTTTGCAAACTAA
- the polC gene encoding DNA polymerase II large subunit yields the protein MNLIDEAKIRLKNISIPSYYLMYQISLLEQVNKLHMVAEKARKKGLDVTTYVEPKIAYDLSDRVAKMHNIDISDRLRTLLNYTTKEKAALKIAEEIAKGEYGSGDLRTRLENAVRVSLAVVTEGVTVAPLQGISDVQLKYNKDGSQYLSISFAGPIRSAGGTEAALTMLIADHVRRVSGVAKYQTNSFDDETGRFIEELRLYEREVGNFQFKVLDKDVDFCISNLPVEIDGVDTDPVELVIHREMKRIKTDRVRGGALRVMNDGLIGRCRKLTKLVETLELEGWDWLANMNGAIQTGDDDTVSHRMSEVITGRPVLSMNKKIGGFRLRYGRCFNTGFATIGIHNTIPVLLNSAVVVGTQIKMDVPGKASTIALVDTIEPPIVKLDDGTVLQINTVEQALNLRSRVVKILYLGDILISYGDFLENNAQLLPASYVEEIWTQELFEKLSHINEVKKDFVVEYDKLVKLSSNPSTIPLFREALKISFQFDIPLHPKYSFYWEAISIKDFLLIRNVLISFISLFSRNEEIESTTDEIGLSYDHKLKSILEKLGVFHRLDTSSNTIVLLDGSQIFALVCLCIPEFQSILSVLYETRNKIHFSTFSNYVSKDGFIRDMDEIVESLLSEKGEGKANVIKLINSISSIKIRSKFSSSISVRVGRPEKASERKMKPPIHVLFPVGNKGGPMRDLLKASNADSFYSEKSNRYCYHCNIPSLGTNCNYCNQATPIKFICNVCKVESLDLSFDPIDNMKKRNKCLKCGNEYKTFSPIKFPLKTLIEKAETRLSYRVTSPLKGVKALMGKDKEAEQIEKGILRKKCGLSVFKDGTIRFDATNEPLTHFMPCFIDTSISKLRELGYKFDYRQNELNSDRQIVELLIQDVIIPLDSAKYLLKTTKFIDEELVTLYDLPPIYNAYTENDLIGHLIVGLAPHTSVGIIGRIIGFTESQVCLGSPIWHSAKRRDCDGDADSIILLFDAFLNFSYSFLPDKIGGLMDAPLLIQPIVLPHEVQRQAHNVDIAEKYPLDFYKNTWLGAKAADVSDTIEILKNRIGSDKQFYDYGFTHTSGTLISDINRSAYSTLNTMSEKLEMQISTANLINSVDTNEVISMVLTTHIIPDIMGNMRSYCSQSFRCNKCGDKYRRIPLYGKCLTCNNTLLQTVTRGSVEKYVLLAENLSNSFKVTSYLRSRVESLIVERNFIFQSKKEQPTLLDYL from the coding sequence ATGAATTTGATTGATGAAGCTAAAATAAGATTAAAAAATATTTCAATTCCCAGTTATTATTTAATGTATCAAATTAGTCTACTGGAACAGGTAAATAAGCTTCATATGGTAGCCGAAAAAGCAAGAAAAAAGGGTTTGGATGTTACGACTTATGTCGAACCAAAAATTGCCTACGACTTATCTGACAGAGTTGCAAAAATGCATAATATAGATATATCAGACAGATTACGGACATTACTAAATTATACTACAAAAGAGAAAGCGGCTCTTAAAATAGCTGAAGAAATCGCAAAGGGGGAATATGGATCTGGAGATCTTAGGACAAGATTAGAAAATGCGGTTAGGGTAAGTTTGGCTGTGGTGACGGAAGGAGTCACTGTTGCTCCATTACAGGGCATATCTGATGTACAATTGAAATATAATAAAGATGGTTCACAATACCTCTCCATTTCTTTCGCTGGCCCAATAAGATCTGCTGGAGGGACTGAAGCAGCACTGACTATGCTTATCGCTGATCATGTAAGGAGAGTGTCTGGAGTTGCCAAATACCAAACAAATTCTTTTGATGATGAAACTGGCAGGTTCATAGAAGAATTAAGATTGTATGAGAGGGAAGTAGGAAACTTTCAATTTAAAGTCTTAGATAAAGATGTCGATTTTTGCATCTCTAATTTGCCTGTTGAGATCGATGGGGTAGATACAGACCCAGTTGAATTAGTAATTCACCGGGAGATGAAGAGGATAAAAACAGATAGAGTTAGAGGAGGAGCACTCAGGGTTATGAACGATGGTTTGATAGGTAGATGTAGAAAACTTACAAAATTGGTCGAAACACTCGAGTTAGAAGGTTGGGACTGGCTTGCAAATATGAATGGTGCAATCCAAACAGGCGATGATGATACTGTGAGTCATAGGATGTCTGAAGTAATTACAGGAAGGCCCGTGTTATCTATGAACAAGAAAATTGGTGGATTTAGATTACGATATGGAAGATGTTTTAATACTGGATTCGCTACGATAGGAATTCATAACACGATTCCTGTACTATTGAATTCTGCCGTAGTAGTTGGAACCCAAATTAAAATGGATGTCCCTGGAAAAGCTTCAACAATTGCCCTTGTAGACACCATTGAACCACCAATAGTAAAATTAGATGACGGAACGGTTTTGCAGATCAATACCGTAGAACAAGCCCTAAATTTAAGATCACGAGTAGTCAAAATATTATACCTAGGAGACATCCTGATTAGTTATGGAGATTTCCTTGAGAATAATGCACAATTATTACCTGCAAGTTATGTTGAAGAAATATGGACCCAGGAATTATTTGAAAAATTGAGCCACATCAATGAAGTCAAAAAGGACTTTGTTGTTGAATATGATAAGTTAGTTAAATTGAGTTCTAATCCCTCTACAATACCACTATTTAGAGAGGCATTGAAAATATCATTCCAATTTGACATTCCCCTACATCCTAAATATTCCTTCTACTGGGAAGCTATATCAATAAAAGATTTTTTATTGATTAGAAATGTCTTAATATCTTTTATTTCACTATTTAGCAGAAATGAAGAGATTGAATCAACTACCGATGAAATTGGGCTATCATATGACCACAAACTAAAAAGTATTCTAGAAAAACTAGGCGTGTTCCATCGTCTAGATACATCTAGTAATACTATAGTATTGCTGGATGGGTCTCAAATTTTCGCGTTAGTGTGTTTATGTATTCCAGAATTCCAATCCATACTGTCAGTGTTATATGAAACTCGCAATAAAATCCATTTTTCAACATTTTCTAATTATGTATCAAAGGATGGATTTATCAGAGATATGGATGAAATTGTTGAAAGTTTACTGTCGGAGAAAGGCGAAGGTAAAGCAAATGTCATCAAACTAATAAATTCAATTTCATCCATTAAAATCCGTTCAAAATTTTCTTCTTCAATATCTGTGAGAGTTGGTAGACCTGAAAAAGCCTCAGAGCGTAAGATGAAACCCCCAATCCATGTTTTGTTTCCAGTAGGTAACAAAGGTGGTCCCATGAGAGACCTCCTAAAGGCCTCAAACGCCGATTCCTTTTATTCAGAAAAATCAAATCGATATTGTTATCATTGTAATATTCCATCATTAGGTACTAACTGCAACTATTGCAACCAAGCGACTCCTATCAAATTTATTTGCAATGTCTGTAAAGTTGAATCTCTAGATTTATCGTTTGATCCTATTGACAATATGAAAAAAAGGAACAAATGTTTAAAGTGTGGTAACGAATATAAAACATTTTCTCCAATAAAATTTCCTTTGAAGACCTTGATAGAAAAAGCCGAAACAAGGTTGAGCTATAGAGTAACTTCTCCTTTAAAGGGAGTGAAAGCTTTAATGGGAAAAGACAAAGAAGCGGAACAAATTGAGAAGGGCATTCTTAGAAAAAAATGTGGTTTATCTGTGTTTAAGGACGGTACCATAAGATTTGACGCAACGAATGAACCTCTTACTCATTTCATGCCATGTTTTATCGATACATCCATTTCAAAATTAAGAGAATTAGGGTACAAATTTGATTATCGACAGAATGAACTTAATTCTGACAGACAAATCGTAGAATTGCTGATTCAAGATGTTATAATTCCATTAGATTCTGCAAAATATCTCTTAAAAACAACTAAATTCATAGATGAGGAATTAGTTACTTTATATGATTTACCACCGATTTATAATGCCTATACCGAAAATGATCTGATTGGACATTTAATAGTAGGGTTGGCTCCTCATACTTCAGTCGGTATTATAGGGCGAATAATAGGTTTTACAGAATCACAAGTTTGTTTGGGTTCTCCAATATGGCATTCCGCAAAAAGAAGAGATTGTGATGGTGATGCCGATTCGATTATCCTATTATTTGATGCATTCTTAAACTTTTCCTATTCATTCTTACCAGATAAAATAGGTGGGTTAATGGATGCTCCATTACTAATACAACCTATTGTATTACCCCATGAGGTTCAACGACAAGCTCACAATGTTGACATAGCGGAAAAATATCCACTAGACTTTTATAAAAATACTTGGTTAGGGGCTAAAGCAGCAGATGTTTCTGATACGATTGAAATACTAAAAAATCGAATAGGGAGTGATAAACAATTTTATGATTATGGGTTTACCCATACTAGTGGCACTTTAATATCCGACATAAATCGAAGTGCTTATTCTACATTAAATACAATGAGCGAAAAATTAGAAATGCAAATATCCACAGCAAATCTTATTAATTCTGTAGACACAAACGAAGTGATCTCTATGGTCCTAACTACACATATTATTCCTGATATAATGGGTAATATGCGTTCTTATTGTTCGCAGTCGTTTAGGTGCAATAAATGCGGTGATAAGTATAGGCGAATTCCTTTGTATGGTAAATGTCTTACTTGTAATAATACTTTATTACAGACTGTTACTCGAGGTTCGGTAGAAAAATATGTTCTTTTAGCAGAAAACTTGAGTAACAGCTTTAAAGTCACAAGTTATTTAAGGAGCAGAGTTGAATCACTTATCGTTGAGCGAAATTTTATTTTTCAATCAAAGAAAGAACAACCTACATTACTTGATTATTTATAA